From the Theobroma cacao cultivar B97-61/B2 chromosome 2, Criollo_cocoa_genome_V2, whole genome shotgun sequence genome, one window contains:
- the LOC18607367 gene encoding uncharacterized protein LOC18607367, which produces MAKGSKGRRRIAFRQLRPTPYSLSSRRQGISGDLYPKKCSKTLDNKDWEDATCSVCMECPHNAVLLLCSSYDKGCRPYMCGTSFRYSNCLDQYKKFYTKVVSSNHEEPLHSSVDNPVLAPGSGWTVEKCEVTELACPLCRGQVKGWTVVEPAREFLNAKKRSCMQDDCPFVGTFKELRKHMRADHPCARPREVDPTLEQKWRRLEREREREDVISTIRSTMPGAMVFGDYVIEGNHHGLETDEEDGPNADAAERNGGFEVGLDNNFVNFFLLLHAFGPSGNDLGRRPRQPTHAVDENAVGIRHTSPVGGLGFSDQDDDNFSNDDDDDGGNISLVSRLRHHGRLLLGRSGRRRRRREAMGGQI; this is translated from the coding sequence ATGGCGAAAGGTAGCAAAGGACGACGTAGAATTGCTTTCCGGCAATTAAGGCCAACCCCATACTCGTTGTCCTCTCGTCGTCAAGGGATCTCTGGGGACTTGTACCCCAAAAAATGTTCCAAAACTTTGGATAACAAAGATTGGGAAGATGCAACATGTTCTGTTTGCATGGAGTGCCCTCACAACGCTGTTCTTCTTCTATGTTCATCCTATGACAAGGGCTGCCGTCCCTACATGTGTGGAACTAGCTTCCGATACTCAAACTGCCTTGACCAGTACAAGAAGTTCTACACTAAAGTAGTCTCATCCAATCATGAAGAACCCTTGCATAGTTCTGTTGATAATCCAGTTCTGGCGCCAGGTTCTGGTTGGACTGTTGAAAAGTGTGAAGTAACAGAACTTGCATGTCCACTTTGCAGGGGTCAGGTGAAAGGATGGACTGTGGTGGAACCTGCAAGGGAATTTTTGAATGCTAAAAAGAGAAGCTGCATGCAGGATGATTGCCCCTTTGTTGGGACTTTTAAGGAACTAAGGAAACACATGAGAGCAGATCATCCATGTGCTCGGCCACGTGAAGTGGATCCTACTCTTGAACAGAAATGGAGAAGGCTTGAACGGGAGCGGGAGCGGGAGGATGTGATCAGCACAATAAGGTCAACAATGCCAGGGGCAATGGTTTTTGGTGATTATGTAATAGAAGGAAACCATCATGGTCTTGAAACAGATGAAGAGGATGGGCCTAATGCAGATGCTGCGGAAAGGAATGGAGGTTTTGAGGTAGGATTAGATAAtaattttgtgaatttcttTCTTCTGCTGCATGCATTTGGGCCATCAGGGAATGACCTTGGTAGACGACCAAGGCAGCCTACTCATGCAGTAGATGAGAATGCTGTTGGTATTCGTCACACCTCTCCTGTTGGGGGTCTGGGTTTCTCTGATCAAGATGATGACAATTTTAGTAATGATGACGATGATGATGGTGGCAATATTTCATTGGTTAGCCGCCTCCGCCATCATGGCAGACTTCTTTTGGGACGTTCAGGTAGAAGACGGAGACGAAGAGAAGCCATGGGAGGTCAAATATAG
- the LOC18607366 gene encoding mRNA turnover protein 4 homolog translates to MPKSKRNKIVSLSKTKKKGREHKESIVNAIREAAESYNSIYVFSFENMRNLKLKEFREQLKSTSRFFLGSNKVMQVALGRSASDEIRPGLYKVSKLLRGDAGLFLTNMPRDEVESLFNKFEETDFARTGSIATEKVELLEGPLDQFTHEMEPFLRKQGLPVRLNKGVVELVSDFVVCEEGKPLSPESARLLRLLGIKMATFRLNLICRWSPEDFELYKEALDESDVESA, encoded by the exons ATGCCAAAGTCCAAGCGTAACAAGATAg TTTCATTATCAAAGACAAAGAAGAAGGGAAGGGAACATAAAGAGTCAATAGTGAATGCAATAAGGGAAGCTGCGGAAAGTTACAATTCTATCTATGTTTTCTCTTTTGAAAACATGAGGAATCTTAAGCTCAAGGAGTTTAGAGAGCAGCTCAAATCTACCAGCag ATTTTTCCTTGGTTCAAATAAAGTGATGCAAGTTGCACTAGGTCGTTCTGCTTCTGATGAGATTAGACCAGGTCTTTACAAAGTTTCTAAG CTTCTGCGTGGGGATGCTGGACTCTTTCTTACCAACATGCCGAGAGATGAAGTGGAGAG cttatttaataaatttgaagaaaCTGACTTTGCGAGGACAGGAAGCATTGCAACCGAAAAG GTGGAACTTTTAGAAGGTCCTTTGGATCAGTTCACGCATGAGATGGAGCCCTTTTTGCGCAAGCAAGGACTGCCTGTTCGGTTGAACAAAG GTGTTGTAGAACTTGTTTCAGACTTTGTTGTCTGCGAGGAGGGAAAGCCTTTGTCACCTGAGTCAGCTCGTCTACTG CGCTTGTTGGGGATCAAAATGGCCACTTTCCGACTAAACTTGATCTGCAGATGGAGCCCCGAGGACTTTGAACTTTATAAAGAAGCACTAGATGAATCGGATGTTGAATCTGCCTAG